ATAGCGATCGCGCCTCTCGCCTCGCAGCCATACTCCAACAGCGACAACAGCAATCTAATCCCACACCGACTACCCCGCCAGCGACAAATCCGAATAGCGATCGCGCCTCCCGTTTGGCAGCACTTCAGCAACGTCTTGCCCGACCGATCGGCGCTCGACCTGACTTTAAACCCGAATCGGGATCTACGCAGACAATTGCTCAAATTGAAGCCTTGCAGCAACAGTATCAAAAAGTACAACAAGCTTATCCGCAATTTGTCACGGCTGCGCCAATCCGCAAACGAGTTCCTGTATGTAATAAAAAACTCAATGGCGGCGAAGCGATTATTGCAGCACTAACCGATCCCACGGGCAAAATTGTGATTGGACCCGACGTGATTTCTAAAGATAGTCCTAGCGCCGTACAACAAGCTGCGATTCGCTATGTCAAACGCTATCCATTCACCAAGTCGGCTGCTCCCGTGAATCAAACCTTTCGTCTAGAATTCAGCCACAATCCTAGATTATGTTCTAGAAAGTAGTGCAACAATTCTGTTTGACTCTGCTGCTAAAGTTAGCTGCGATCGCTCAGTCATAGCTAACTCATACAATAATTTTTGGTTCAGGCAAGTCTCCCCCTAGTCCCCCTTTTTAAGGAGGGAAATAAAGCCCCCTTTTTAAGGGGGTTGGGGGATCTTCGATTATTCAAAATTACTATAAGTTACGTCATCTATCACTTGATAATTTCATATACATCTATCTAAAGAGATACTTTTTAATATTTGTAAATTCGCTATTCTTAGCCTCAGACATCAATATAAGACATAAATGAAATTTGAATATTCAAACTTTTTCTGTTAGTTCTCATCTGATATTGGGAATGATAACTATATCGATCTAGGTTGCAATTTTTATGCATCAAATCAGTATAGTAGGAAGTTCGCAAACTTTTTTGACTCGTAGACCTTATTGCTAATAACAGCGATCGCAAAACTGCATCCATTATTATCATCTTTGGTTAGCAATTGGGCAAGAAATCATGAATCAAGAGCCAACCCCTGAATCCCTGAGCGCAACTATTAGTCAACTGAAACAAATCAACGAACAATTACAGCTTCAAGTTGCAGCACACCAGCGGGCAGAGGCAGAAGTTCGATTTTTGCATGGCATTACCCAGTTTATTAATGAATCTCACGATTTTCACTCTGCATTAGCGATCGCGCTAGAAAAAATCTGTCAGTTTACTGGCTGGCAATTTGGTGAAGCATGGACTCCCAGTTCTGACGATCGAAATTTAACATGTAGCCCTGCTTGGTACAGTGCCGACCCAAGCTTAGAGCAATTTCGCCACAGCAGCGAAGGATATAAATTTGCTGCCAATATCGGTTTACCTGGGCGTGTTTGGGTGTCAAAGCGTCCTGAGTGGTTGCACATTTCTCAGGAACCAGAAACCATATTTTTACGCAAATCCTTTGCAGATCGAGTTGGATTCAAAACGGCGTTGGGTATGCCAATTGTTGATAGTGGCGATCGCGTTCTAGCGGTGTTGGTATTTTTCATGTTTGCATCTTGCGCAGAAAATACCCATTTAATCGAGTTGGTTGCAACTATTGCTGTTCAGCTAGGCACTTTATTACAACGCCAACAAGCAGAAGCAGCACTATATCAAAGTCAAGCATGGCTGCAAGCAATTTTAGATAATTCCACAGCACTAATTTATATCAAAGATTTAGATGGAAAATATTTACTCGTCAATGTCTGGTTTAGCCTTCTATTCTATCCCGATCGCGCTGGGGTAAAAGGAAAAACTGACTACGACATTTTCCCTCCAGAAATTGCTGCTGTTTTACAGCAAAACGATCGAAAAGTTATAGCTGCTAAATCTCCAATTGATTGGGAAGAGCTGTTACCACATGAGGATGACGGTTTACATACCTATCTTTCCATTAAATTTTCTCTCTATAACGAACGCGGTGAACCTTATGCGATTTGTGGAATTTCTACCGATATTACCGAACGCAAACGCGCTGAAGATGCCCTACGTTCCAGTATGGCGACAAATAGAGCTTTACTCAATGCGATCCCAGACTTGATGTTTCGCATCAATCGTTCGGGAGTTTTTGTCAACTTCAAAGCCGCAAAAGGCGATCGCTTGCACCTACCAGCACATGAATTTTTAGGTAAACATTTATCTGAAGTATTTCCTACTGAAATTGCCAAAGCATTTGATAGTTGTATAAAACGTACTTTATTTACTAATGAAGTGCAAATTTTAGAATGTCAGCTGATTGTAAATGATGAATTCAGAGATTACGAATTACGCATTGCTGTCAGTGCTGAAAATGAAGTCATGGCAATCGTTCGCGATATTACCGATCGCAAGCGAACGGAAGCAGAAATTCGCCTTGCTTTAGAAAAAGAGAAAGAGCTAGGAGAACTCAAATCGCGGTTTGTAACGATGGCTTCCCATGAATTTCGCACGCCTCTAGCAACGATTTTATCTTCTTCAGAATTGCTCGAACACTACAGTCATAAATGGAGTGAAGATCGAAAACTAAATCATTTACAAAGAATTCAAACATCTGTAAAACACATGACTCAATTATTAAATGACGTACTCTTAATTGGTAAAGCCGAGGCTGGTAAATTAGAATTTAAACCCCTACTCATCGACCTCAAACAATTTTGTCACGAAATTGTTGAAGAAATTCAATTAACGGCTAGCGATCGCCAAATTATTTTTCAGTGTCACGCAGACGAGCGGATTACGGGAATGATGGATGAGAAATTGCTACGTCATATTTTTATCAATCTCCTTTCCAATGCTGTTAAGTATTCCCCTGCCGACAGTCCAGTTAATTTTGAATTAACTAACGAATGCGACACAGTTATTTTTCGGGTTCGAGATCGAGGAATTGGTATTCCCTTAGTAGAGCAAGCAGAAATTTTTAGTAGTTTCCACCGTGCTAGTAACGTCGGAAATATTTCTGGTACAGGACTCGGTTTAGCGATCGTGAAAAAATCAATCGATTTACACGATGGCAAAATTGCAGTTGAAAGTTCAGTTGGCTTAGGCACGATTTTCACTGTAGTACTTCCTTTAAACAAGCAGGTATAGGTACAAAAACATGGCTAAAATTCTTGTGATTGAAGACGAACCAGATGTTAGAAATAATCTCGTAGAACTGCTAGAGTCAGAAGACTTTGACGTTGCTAGTTCAGAAAATGGTTTGATGGGAGCGCTGTGGGCGCAGCAGTATTTACCAGACTTAATTATTTGCGATGTCATGATGCCAGAAATTGACGGCTATGAGGTACTCGCTGCTCTACGGGAAGAAGCAACAACAGCTACAATTCCTTTTGTTTTTCTCACAGCAATGGCTGATAAAGCAAATGTCCGTCAAGGCATGGAGTTAGGAGCAGATGATTATTTAACTAAACCTTTTACTAGGGAAGAATTATTAGGAGCAGTTACCACTCGGCTAGCAAAACAGCAAGCGGTGGCACAACAATACCAAGCAGAATACAAAAGAGCAGAAGCGCTTAAACAAAGAGTACAAGAGCTACAACAGTATATTGAAACAAAAGATGAAGTCTTGCAGCAATTACAGCAAAATTTGTCTAGTACTGTACCGAAACTGAATATCGCGATTAATATTCTCAAGAATCTCACACCTGGCGCGCAACGCGATCGCTGTTTAGCAATTATTCAAACAGCCTGTGCTGAGGAAATTTCTATGTTAAGTCAACTTCCCTACTCCAAGATTTTTACAGAGGAATTATCAGAGTTGTTACGCCAATGTCAAATTACCAATGAAGAAACTTAGAATGTAGTGAGGAGCGAGGGGAATTTTGGATTGGTAATGGGTTGGTAGTTGATGGTTGATGGTTGTTGGTTGATGGTTGTTGGTTGTTGGTTCTTGCTCCCTCCGCTCTCTTCTCTCCCTCAGCTCTCTTCTCCCTTGTCTCCCTTGTCTCCCTTGTCCCAATTTTGAATTTTGAATGCGCTAATTTTGAATTCTCTTTGTCCCCCCCCTGCTCCCTTTACTATCTTTCTAATTCAAATGATCCAAATCTTAGTGGTAGACGATCAAAGCTTAATTCGCCAAGGATTGAAAGCATTATTGGAATTAGATCCTGAATTAACCGTCGTTGGTGAAGCAGAAAATGGGCAACTTGCACTTCAATTAGCTCAAGAATTACGTCCAGATGTAATATTAATGGATATTCGGATGCCGTTGATGGATGGCGTTGCAGCAACACGAGAAATTTTGCAACAACTACCGCAAACTAAAGTTCTAGTTTTAACAACTTTTGACGATGACGAATACGTAAAAGCAGCGATCGCTCACGGAGCTATGGGTTACTTACTCAAAGATACACCTTCAGAGGAATTAGCCATAGCAATTCATGCCGTACATAAAGGATATACGCAATTGGGACCGGGAATTGTGAAAAAACTCCTGGTATCTCCTTTATCTGTAACAAAACCTACTCCTCCACCAGTACTGCAAGAACTCACGCCTAGAGAATTAGAAATTTTACAATTAATTGCTTCTGGGGCAAATAATCGCGAAATTGCTCAGAAACTATTTATTTCTGAAGGAACCGTAAAAAATCACGTTACGAATATTTTAAATCGACTGAATTTGCGCGATCGCACTCAAGCTGCCATTTTTGCGAATACTTTTCTATTTAAATAATTTCACACACTCCTCTCGCAACACGCCTTTTGTCACTTTAATATTTCTAAAAGACTTAGCAATTATCTCATCACATGCTAGATCGATCTGCGATTGGTTCACCGAGATCAAATCTTCGATTGAAGCCCCAATTATAATTTCTGATACACCAGCCCATACGCAAACACTCGCGCACATCGGGCAAGGTTCACCTGTAGCGTATATCGTATATCCTTCTAAAGACGGAGTTTGAATTTTAGCTGTTAAACTACGAATGACATTCATTTCTGCATGAGCAGAAGGATCGCAATCTCGCTTGACTGTGTTATACCCTTTAGCTACGACTTCGTTATCTTTGACAATTACAGCACCGTAAGGAGAATCGCCCTGTTTTGCTTCTGCCAAAGCTAATCGCATAAAATCTTCAGGTGTCATCTGTGTCATGTTACTCAAACAGCGTGTAGGATTTTATTTAGAAGATATTGAAACGCCCGCAGGTCGGACAACCACTTTAATTATTACAGGTTTAGTTCTACTATCTTCTGCTATTTTTGTTGCAGACACTTATTCGATTCCTCCTAAAGTTCGTAGTCTGCTCGATTTTTTTGACACGATAATCATCTTTATTTTTACTTTGGAATATTTGCTGAGGTTCTGGTGTGCAGAAAACAGAATGCAATACTTTTTCAGCGTTTATTCTTTTATCGATCTCATGGCGATTTTGCCAGTTTTTTCAGGATTTATAGATATCAATTTTAGCTACGTCCGCTTGCTGCGATGGTTTCGTATTTTAAAACTAGTTCGTTTTCTGCAAGGGAGAACTTTATTTGGTCGCATTGGGACGGAAGACAGTGTTATCTTTGCTAGAATATTGTTTACTTTATTTGCGATCGTTTTTGTTTATTCGGGTTTGATTTATCAAGCCGAGCATGTTATCAATCCAAAAGTATTTCATACTTTTTTGGATGCAGTGTATTTCTCAGTTGTCACGATGACAACTGTAGGATTTGGTGACGTAACTCCTATTTCCCAAGCAGGAAGGTTTCTCACAGTTCTGATGATTTTAACCGGAATTGCCCTAATTCCTTGGCAATTAGGCGATTTAATTAAACAATTAGTCAAAACATCAGATCGCGTAGAGACAAATTGTCCTACTTGTGGGTTAGCATTGCACGATGCTGATGCTCGGTTTTGTAAAGCTTGCGGTACGAGATTAGAAAAGATTCAGACTTGATTCTCTAACAAACCAGTCGCTCTTTCGCAATTCAGCTTTGTAGAAACGTTACATGTAACGTCTCTACACCGATAACTAATAGAAGTACTACTTTTGGCGTAGGAACATATGCTTGAACCTGAGTATAATAACTCAAGTAAAAAATGTTATTTTTGTCAAGTTAAGATTTATAGTTCGGTTTCAATTTAGGGTAGTTCTATGGTTTTGTGGGCAGACTACGATAACTTTCCCATCCCTTATAAGGGATGGAATGTGGCTGTGGGCGAAAAATACGTAGGTAACAGACAACAGCTGGCAACCGCCTTCACGAAGCTATTGGCATGGCTGCGAGAGTATATGTCTGTAGACACTGCTACAATCCTACTACCAGATGAAGATCGGGAAAATTTGCTCGTATATGCTACCGTCGGACTTGAAGAAGAAATTACACAAAAAATTCGTATTCCTATAGGTCGGGGTATTGCAGGTAGAATTGCTGCAAGTAGTAAGTCAATGGTGACTCACAATCTATTGGAGGAGGAGATTGTCAGTCCGATTTTACGGCAGAAAGGACTGCGATCGCTCGTCGGCGTTCCCCTACCAATGCGAGAAGGTATGGTTGGGGTTCTACACGTTGGTTCGCTTCAACAACGACAATTTACCGAACGCGACATCCAACAATTGCAAGTCGTCGTTCATCGCCTCAAGTCCATCATGGTGACAGCACAATTTAACTACCTTTCTTGTTCTGCCAGCCAGACAGATATTCATAAATATGTAGAGCGAATTATATCGTTGAAGTATCCCCACAAAGTTCAAAATTTATCATCTGCTCTACAGCAGCCTTTAAACAGCTATTGGTCGATCGCAGCGTGCAAATGTCTTGACATTTTCCGATGTCAGTATATATTGACATGCAATTGAGTCATGTCATAAAGAGTAGGGTAGTTTTTTCACCTTGAGTTAGTTACGAAAATTAATATCAGAGGCGATCGCGTTTCCCGTAAGAATCGATACAATAAGCTTCTTGTAGGAGTCGATTTTGCCTGTGAAGTCAAAAATAAAATTAGTCAATTAGCGATCGCGCGATCGCGAAGGCTGTCTTCAGAGGGAAATCGGAACCAAAACTGATTTAATTCAAGTGGTTTTGCAATCGTGAAATTTAAAGAATTGAAATTTAAAGAATTGAGAGTTTTCGTTAACAAGTGTTTCAGAAATTATTAGGGGCGCATAGCTATGCGCCCCTAATACAACAGATAACTAATAATTTCCTTAAGAGCCGAACATTTACATCTCTACTCGTTAGAGAATGCAAATTAGAATGCGCCTTTACTATCAGGTGTAAACTTCCTACACCCCATATTCCTGTCAATAACTTCCAACTACCGACTGCCAATTTCATCACGACCCTTCATTGCCACGGATAAATCGCCAATTATGAATAGCAATCAACTACCACCAAAACAGGGACTCTACGATCCACAGTTCGAGCATGATGCGTGCGGTGTAGGATTCATCGTTCATATGAAGGGCAAACAATCGCACGAAATTGTAGAACAAGCACTCACAATTCTGTTAAATCTCAATCACCGTGGCGCGTGTGGTAGCGAGATTAATACAGGCGATGGCGCTGGAATTCTCTTGCAAGTTCCGCATAAATTTCTCAAAAAAGTCGCAGCCGCAGAAAATATTAACCTGCCAGAAGCAGGATGTTATGGCGTTGGTATCATCTATTGCGCGCCAGATGCCGCAGTCAGGGAGCAGAGTCGGCAGATATTTGAGAAAATTGTGGCAGAGGAAGGTCAAAAAGTCCTCGGTTGGCGTGACGTACCGACAGATAACTCCTCATTAGGTAACACCGCTAAAGCTAGCGAACCGTTCGTACAGCAAGTTTTTATCCAACGTGCTGACAATTTAATCACTGAAACAGATTTCGATCGCAAACTATACGTCATTCGCAGACGTTCTCAAAATGAAATTCGCACCGCGCAGATAGATCCGTA
This window of the Chroococcidiopsis thermalis PCC 7203 genome carries:
- a CDS encoding ATP-binding protein yields the protein MNQEPTPESLSATISQLKQINEQLQLQVAAHQRAEAEVRFLHGITQFINESHDFHSALAIALEKICQFTGWQFGEAWTPSSDDRNLTCSPAWYSADPSLEQFRHSSEGYKFAANIGLPGRVWVSKRPEWLHISQEPETIFLRKSFADRVGFKTALGMPIVDSGDRVLAVLVFFMFASCAENTHLIELVATIAVQLGTLLQRQQAEAALYQSQAWLQAILDNSTALIYIKDLDGKYLLVNVWFSLLFYPDRAGVKGKTDYDIFPPEIAAVLQQNDRKVIAAKSPIDWEELLPHEDDGLHTYLSIKFSLYNERGEPYAICGISTDITERKRAEDALRSSMATNRALLNAIPDLMFRINRSGVFVNFKAAKGDRLHLPAHEFLGKHLSEVFPTEIAKAFDSCIKRTLFTNEVQILECQLIVNDEFRDYELRIAVSAENEVMAIVRDITDRKRTEAEIRLALEKEKELGELKSRFVTMASHEFRTPLATILSSSELLEHYSHKWSEDRKLNHLQRIQTSVKHMTQLLNDVLLIGKAEAGKLEFKPLLIDLKQFCHEIVEEIQLTASDRQIIFQCHADERITGMMDEKLLRHIFINLLSNAVKYSPADSPVNFELTNECDTVIFRVRDRGIGIPLVEQAEIFSSFHRASNVGNISGTGLGLAIVKKSIDLHDGKIAVESSVGLGTIFTVVLPLNKQV
- a CDS encoding response regulator, with protein sequence MAKILVIEDEPDVRNNLVELLESEDFDVASSENGLMGALWAQQYLPDLIICDVMMPEIDGYEVLAALREEATTATIPFVFLTAMADKANVRQGMELGADDYLTKPFTREELLGAVTTRLAKQQAVAQQYQAEYKRAEALKQRVQELQQYIETKDEVLQQLQQNLSSTVPKLNIAINILKNLTPGAQRDRCLAIIQTACAEEISMLSQLPYSKIFTEELSELLRQCQITNEET
- a CDS encoding response regulator, whose product is MIQILVVDDQSLIRQGLKALLELDPELTVVGEAENGQLALQLAQELRPDVILMDIRMPLMDGVAATREILQQLPQTKVLVLTTFDDDEYVKAAIAHGAMGYLLKDTPSEELAIAIHAVHKGYTQLGPGIVKKLLVSPLSVTKPTPPPVLQELTPRELEILQLIASGANNREIAQKLFISEGTVKNHVTNILNRLNLRDRTQAAIFANTFLFK
- a CDS encoding nucleoside deaminase, with product MTPEDFMRLALAEAKQGDSPYGAVIVKDNEVVAKGYNTVKRDCDPSAHAEMNVIRSLTAKIQTPSLEGYTIYATGEPCPMCASVCVWAGVSEIIIGASIEDLISVNQSQIDLACDEIIAKSFRNIKVTKGVLREECVKLFK
- a CDS encoding ion transporter → MLLKQRVGFYLEDIETPAGRTTTLIITGLVLLSSAIFVADTYSIPPKVRSLLDFFDTIIIFIFTLEYLLRFWCAENRMQYFFSVYSFIDLMAILPVFSGFIDINFSYVRLLRWFRILKLVRFLQGRTLFGRIGTEDSVIFARILFTLFAIVFVYSGLIYQAEHVINPKVFHTFLDAVYFSVVTMTTVGFGDVTPISQAGRFLTVLMILTGIALIPWQLGDLIKQLVKTSDRVETNCPTCGLALHDADARFCKACGTRLEKIQT
- a CDS encoding GAF domain-containing protein → MVLWADYDNFPIPYKGWNVAVGEKYVGNRQQLATAFTKLLAWLREYMSVDTATILLPDEDRENLLVYATVGLEEEITQKIRIPIGRGIAGRIAASSKSMVTHNLLEEEIVSPILRQKGLRSLVGVPLPMREGMVGVLHVGSLQQRQFTERDIQQLQVVVHRLKSIMVTAQFNYLSCSASQTDIHKYVERIISLKYPHKVQNLSSALQQPLNSYWSIAACKCLDIFRCQYILTCN